The following coding sequences lie in one Deltaproteobacteria bacterium genomic window:
- a CDS encoding GlsB/YeaQ/YmgE family stress response membrane protein, translating to MLGFIVLLIVAFIVGALGERIGGVKIPGGVFGSIVVGFVGAWIGGALLHFGPIVGGIQIIPAIIGAIVFVLLLRLIFMGTRRTVA from the coding sequence ATTCTTGGTTTCATCGTGCTGCTCATCGTCGCGTTCATCGTGGGCGCGCTCGGCGAGCGAATTGGCGGCGTGAAGATTCCGGGCGGCGTATTTGGCTCGATTGTGGTTGGCTTCGTGGGCGCGTGGATTGGCGGCGCGCTCTTGCACTTCGGGCCCATCGTCGGCGGCATCCAGATCATCCCGGCGATCATCGGCGCGATCGTCTTCGTGCTGCTCTTGCGGTTGATCTTCATGGGGACCCGCAGAACGGTCGCCTGA
- the gap gene encoding type I glyceraldehyde-3-phosphate dehydrogenase, giving the protein MAIKVGINGFGRIGRCILRAANKRGEKDIEIVHINDLDEPKVLAHLLKYDSVHGPYEGKVGTAEGAIVVDGKTIKISAEKDPTKIPWKAAGVDVVLECTGKFTEKAEAEKHIAGGAKKVVISAPAKHQDATLCFGINHESYDPKKHHIISNASCTTNCLTPLAKVLMENFGLEKGLMTTIHSYTNDQRILDLTHKDLRRARAAALSMIPTSTGAAKSVAEVIPELKGKLHGISIRVPTPNVSLVDLTATLGKKVTAEEVNAAFKSAAEGKLNGVLEYSDEMTVSVDYNGNPSSAIFDATNTFVIGDNLVKVLAWYDNEMGFSNRMVDLTKYVGQKGF; this is encoded by the coding sequence ATGGCGATCAAGGTTGGAATCAACGGTTTCGGCCGCATCGGCCGCTGCATCTTGCGCGCGGCCAACAAGCGCGGCGAGAAGGACATCGAGATCGTCCACATCAACGACCTCGACGAGCCCAAGGTCCTCGCGCACCTCCTCAAGTACGACTCCGTCCATGGCCCGTACGAGGGCAAGGTGGGCACCGCCGAGGGCGCGATCGTCGTCGACGGCAAGACCATCAAGATCTCCGCCGAGAAGGACCCCACCAAGATTCCGTGGAAGGCGGCGGGCGTGGACGTGGTGCTCGAGTGCACCGGCAAGTTCACCGAGAAGGCCGAGGCCGAGAAGCACATCGCCGGCGGCGCCAAGAAGGTCGTCATCTCCGCGCCCGCGAAGCACCAGGACGCGACGCTCTGCTTCGGCATCAACCACGAGAGCTACGACCCCAAGAAGCACCACATCATCAGCAACGCCTCGTGCACCACCAACTGCCTCACCCCGCTCGCCAAGGTGCTGATGGAGAACTTCGGCCTCGAGAAGGGGCTGATGACCACCATCCACAGCTACACCAACGACCAGCGCATCCTCGATCTCACCCACAAGGACCTGCGCCGGGCGCGCGCGGCGGCGCTCTCGATGATCCCCACGTCGACCGGCGCGGCGAAGTCGGTGGCCGAGGTGATCCCCGAGCTCAAGGGCAAGCTGCACGGCATCTCCATCCGCGTGCCCACGCCGAACGTGTCGCTGGTGGACCTCACCGCGACCCTCGGCAAGAAGGTCACCGCTGAGGAGGTCAACGCGGCGTTCAAGAGCGCCGCCGAGGGCAAGCTCAACGGCGTGCTCGAGTACTCCGACGAGATGACGGTGAGCGTGGACTACAACGGCAACCCGTCCTCGGCGATCTTCGACGCCACCAACACCTTCGTCATCGGCGACAACCTGGTGAAGGTGCTCGCCTGGTACGACAACGAGATGGGCTTCTCGAACCGCATGGTCGATCTGACCAAGTACGTCGGCCAGAAGGGCTTCTGA
- a CDS encoding DUF2378 family protein produces MPLDRSELAQRISLTGPKDLVRGSVFHALLDEVGQHAPGDVAMPRLVSRWGPQALQELHFYPAAEWLELYWDAMDVAEGPCGGVEAAAKRLGEAACRRFLGSLIGRLAVEAGASKPPLERLLAMPAGYAAATSYGLRAAERLDERRGVLRYEREFAPPAFHAAVAHKVLRYGGHRVQVRPVVNGLLEFELHVECTAA; encoded by the coding sequence GTGCCTCTCGACCGAAGCGAGCTGGCGCAGCGCATCTCACTGACAGGCCCCAAGGACCTGGTTCGAGGCAGTGTGTTCCACGCGCTGCTCGACGAGGTGGGCCAGCATGCGCCGGGAGATGTGGCGATGCCGCGGCTCGTGTCGCGCTGGGGGCCGCAGGCGCTCCAGGAGCTGCACTTCTATCCCGCGGCGGAGTGGCTCGAGCTCTACTGGGACGCGATGGACGTGGCCGAAGGGCCGTGCGGCGGCGTCGAAGCGGCAGCCAAGAGGTTGGGCGAGGCCGCGTGCCGGCGGTTCCTGGGCTCGCTCATCGGGCGGCTCGCGGTGGAGGCGGGCGCTTCGAAGCCGCCGCTCGAGCGCCTGCTCGCGATGCCGGCAGGCTACGCGGCCGCGACGAGCTATGGTTTGCGCGCGGCCGAGCGGCTGGATGAACGGCGCGGCGTGCTGCGCTACGAGCGCGAGTTCGCGCCCCCGGCGTTCCACGCGGCGGTCGCGCACAAGGTGCTTCGCTACGGCGGACACCGGGTGCAGGTGCGGCCGGTGGTCAATGGCTTGCTCGAGTTCGAGCTGCACGTCGAGTGCACGGCCGCGTGA
- a CDS encoding transcriptional regulator, translated as MAELELAVGDRVVYPGQGVCKVSAITEKILAGEKLVVVALAREEDGAQVLVPKTKIQSVGVRKLAAKDDVVKVFEYLKGASDDPELDWKVRHRAHQDKVALGGLMGLAEVVKSLQILSELRPLPAKERERYDNARHLLVREIAIALDAPEVNAEDAIDLALIPLGGVKKPRAVPLADALGGDDDLELGGDLAGMDLGDMSEPEEQAEEAEEAEEAGEEAEGEEAEEKPKKPAKAPKAPKAPKEKKPKEPKAAKPPKEPKPKPAKEAKPKAAAKKPAAKKK; from the coding sequence ATGGCGGAGCTCGAGCTCGCGGTCGGTGACCGGGTCGTTTACCCGGGTCAGGGCGTGTGCAAGGTCTCGGCGATCACCGAGAAGATCCTCGCCGGCGAAAAGCTGGTGGTGGTGGCCTTGGCGCGCGAGGAGGACGGCGCGCAGGTGCTGGTGCCGAAGACCAAGATCCAAAGCGTCGGCGTGCGCAAGCTGGCCGCCAAGGACGACGTGGTGAAGGTCTTCGAGTACCTCAAGGGCGCGTCCGACGACCCGGAGCTGGACTGGAAGGTCCGCCACCGCGCGCACCAGGACAAGGTCGCGCTGGGTGGGCTCATGGGCCTCGCCGAGGTGGTGAAGAGCCTGCAGATCCTCAGCGAGCTGCGACCGCTGCCGGCCAAGGAGCGCGAGCGCTACGACAACGCGCGCCACCTGCTCGTCCGCGAGATCGCCATCGCGTTGGACGCGCCCGAGGTGAATGCCGAAGACGCGATCGACCTGGCGCTCATCCCGCTCGGCGGCGTGAAGAAGCCGCGCGCGGTGCCGCTGGCCGATGCACTCGGTGGCGACGACGATCTCGAGCTGGGCGGCGACCTCGCCGGCATGGACCTCGGCGACATGAGCGAGCCCGAGGAGCAGGCCGAAGAAGCCGAGGAGGCCGAAGAGGCTGGCGAAGAGGCCGAGGGCGAGGAGGCGGAGGAGAAGCCCAAGAAGCCCGCCAAGGCTCCGAAGGCGCCCAAGGCCCCGAAGGAGAAGAAGCCCAAGGAGCCCAAGGCCGCCAAGCCTCCCAAGGAGCCGAAGCCGAAGCCCGCCAAGGAAGCGAAGCCCAAGGCCGCCGCCAAGAAGCCCGCTGCGAAGAAGAAGTAG
- a CDS encoding glycosyltransferase family 39 protein has product MPPATEPAQKPAEAAKPSAPVSDARAPSRVDLAIGGGLGFLTFLGLLLTEKSIGVPRDESFYFSAGSSYAGWFKLLLSHPGDAFSDNALTRYFSQNAEHPGLMKELFGISHWIFFENLHWLREIAAYRLPSFVLAGVFAFVLYLFGAGVRGRAVGIFAVLAFFLSPRNWFHAHLACFDFPICAMWVFVIYAYWRAETSRRWTILTGVFLGLALATKHNAFFIPVVLAAHWIIARGIWILRKGGPSAFVKAIPQSFWAMAVLGPVTLYVAWPYLWLHPIDRVGFWIAFHLNHVHYAWYYLGNLMREPPFPLEYPWAVTAMTVPIAIVVAMTTGLLSTAWNALRGLPVAWREKAEGVDSDTWLLLINAVASIAIIMPPTVPHFGGEKHWMASMPFLCIFAGEVLVRGAKLLATKLPQPRAWMGFATALMLLVLAPAVWGLVDIDGYGTSYYNELVEGQAGAAELGMQRQFWSNNISGVLPWLNAHAPQHARVFFHEVTGDSYRAYVSNGMLRGDIQMSGLEQADIACYQYHQEFRFWEYAIWTNMHTRWPSYGLYLDEVPNIECYERDRAF; this is encoded by the coding sequence ATGCCTCCAGCGACTGAGCCCGCCCAGAAGCCGGCCGAGGCCGCCAAGCCGTCCGCGCCCGTGAGCGACGCGCGCGCGCCTTCGCGCGTGGACCTCGCCATCGGCGGCGGGCTCGGCTTCCTCACATTCTTGGGGCTGCTGCTCACCGAGAAGTCCATCGGCGTGCCGCGCGACGAGAGCTTCTACTTCTCCGCGGGCAGCTCGTACGCGGGCTGGTTCAAGCTCTTGCTCTCGCACCCCGGCGACGCGTTCAGCGACAACGCGCTCACCCGCTATTTCTCGCAGAACGCCGAGCACCCCGGGCTCATGAAGGAGCTCTTCGGGATCTCACACTGGATCTTCTTCGAGAACCTGCACTGGCTGCGCGAGATCGCCGCGTATCGCCTGCCGAGCTTCGTGCTCGCGGGCGTGTTCGCGTTCGTCCTCTACTTGTTCGGCGCGGGCGTGCGCGGGCGCGCGGTGGGCATCTTTGCGGTGCTCGCGTTCTTCCTCTCGCCGCGAAATTGGTTCCACGCGCACCTGGCGTGCTTCGACTTTCCCATCTGCGCGATGTGGGTCTTCGTGATCTACGCGTACTGGCGCGCGGAGACCTCGCGGCGCTGGACGATCCTCACTGGCGTCTTCCTCGGGCTCGCGCTCGCCACCAAGCACAACGCGTTCTTCATTCCCGTGGTGCTCGCGGCGCACTGGATCATCGCGCGCGGCATCTGGATCCTGCGCAAGGGCGGGCCCTCGGCGTTCGTGAAGGCCATTCCGCAGAGCTTCTGGGCGATGGCCGTGCTCGGGCCGGTGACGCTCTACGTCGCGTGGCCGTATTTGTGGCTGCATCCCATCGATCGCGTCGGGTTCTGGATCGCCTTCCACCTCAACCACGTGCACTACGCCTGGTACTACCTGGGCAACCTGATGCGCGAGCCGCCCTTCCCACTCGAGTATCCGTGGGCCGTGACGGCGATGACAGTGCCCATCGCGATCGTCGTCGCGATGACCACGGGCCTGCTCTCGACCGCATGGAACGCGCTGCGCGGCCTGCCCGTGGCGTGGCGCGAGAAGGCCGAAGGCGTCGACAGCGACACGTGGCTCTTGCTCATCAACGCCGTCGCGTCGATCGCCATCATCATGCCGCCCACGGTGCCGCACTTTGGCGGCGAGAAGCACTGGATGGCGTCGATGCCGTTCCTGTGCATCTTCGCGGGCGAGGTGCTCGTGCGCGGCGCCAAGCTGCTCGCGACCAAGCTGCCGCAGCCGCGCGCGTGGATGGGCTTCGCCACCGCCCTGATGCTGCTCGTGCTCGCGCCCGCTGTGTGGGGCCTGGTCGACATCGACGGCTACGGCACGAGCTACTACAACGAGCTCGTGGAAGGTCAGGCCGGCGCAGCCGAGCTCGGCATGCAGCGGCAGTTCTGGAGCAACAACATCTCGGGCGTCCTGCCCTGGCTGAACGCGCACGCGCCGCAGCACGCGCGCGTCTTCTTCCACGAGGTCACCGGCGACTCGTACCGCGCGTACGTATCGAACGGCATGCTGCGCGGCGACATCCAGATGAGCGGCCTCGAGCAGGCCGACATCGCGTGCTACCAGTACCACCAGGAGTTCCGCTTCTGGGAGTACGCCATCTGGACCAACATGCACACGCGCTGGCCCTCGTACGGGCTGTACCTCGACGAGGTGCCGAACATCGAGTGCTACGAGCGCGACCGGGCGTTCTGA
- a CDS encoding YbhB/YbcL family Raf kinase inhibitor-like protein: protein MKLSSTAFAQGEAIPKVSTCVGADQSPPLAFEGVPAGAKSLALIVDDPDAPDPAAPKMTWVHWVLYDLPPGAKGLPAHATSKDLPAGTREGKSDFKVTGWRGPCPPVGRHRYFFKLYALDAKLGDLGTPDKAKLEKAMAGHVIAHAELMGTFQK, encoded by the coding sequence ATGAAGCTCAGCTCCACGGCCTTCGCCCAGGGCGAGGCCATTCCCAAGGTGAGCACCTGTGTCGGCGCGGACCAGTCCCCGCCACTGGCGTTCGAGGGCGTACCCGCTGGGGCCAAGTCGCTGGCGCTCATCGTCGACGACCCGGATGCGCCGGATCCCGCGGCGCCCAAGATGACCTGGGTGCACTGGGTGCTCTACGACCTGCCGCCCGGTGCGAAGGGCCTGCCCGCGCACGCGACGTCGAAGGATCTCCCCGCGGGCACGCGCGAGGGCAAGAGCGACTTCAAGGTCACGGGCTGGCGCGGGCCGTGTCCGCCGGTCGGCCGACACCGGTACTTCTTCAAGCTCTACGCGCTCGACGCCAAGCTCGGCGACCTGGGCACGCCCGACAAGGCCAAGCTCGAGAAGGCCATGGCCGGCCACGTGATCGCGCACGCGGAGCTGATGGGCACGTTCCAGAAATAG
- a CDS encoding Zn-dependent oligopeptidase — protein sequence MKPTNRILSGLALAALVSCSHAQPEPQQQATAPAKPPAPRTFDQMAAVDVPGLATQLTPDQVTAACKQAETTADAKLAALVAVPDAQRSFANSFNAYEQAMADYSDDVGRLSFLKDIHPDAKTRAAAAGCEEESGKYFVKVGARKDIYLALKAYLANAGKADTLDAEDKRLVDLTMRDFKRNGLELSDADREKLVQIRSRLAELATKYSSNLDEDTTTFEATDADLEGMPEEFIESHLKDKPKAGAAPAAGAPAAGKAAGPTVTVKTEPGAKGKKGKAAAKKPTRPVVLSTKYPDFYPIMENAKNEQLRKKMWFAMEGRESAKNLPLLTEAVKLRDQAAKLLGYPTHADFVTEDRMAKDSKTVTAFLDRLRTELLPARDELNKQMLALKVAETGDKKAVLETWDWRYYLNQIKKKSFSIDNEAVRAYFPADKVMAGMFQVYSTLFNVKFNEVANAPVWADGVKLYEVHDGLDGKGKLLAKFYVDLFPREGKYGHAASFNFGVARATAAGYQIPISALVVNFNPPKNGQSARLSFEEVDVLFHEFGHIMHGSLTTARYASQSGTNVSTDFVEAPSQMLENWVYRPEVLALVSEDPKNPGHPLPDDLAKRLSAARTFDAGIRYTRQVYLASFDMALHTRGADVDPDKVEHEVRQAITGYPSHPNDEHTAANFGHLMGGYDAGYYGYLWSEVYADDMFSRFEKDGILSPTTGKAYRDAILANGRTREPMELLKQFLGREPNDEAFLRLTGIKKG from the coding sequence ATGAAGCCGACCAATCGCATCCTCTCCGGCCTGGCGCTCGCCGCGCTGGTCTCGTGCTCGCACGCGCAGCCCGAGCCGCAGCAGCAGGCCACCGCCCCCGCGAAGCCGCCCGCGCCGCGCACCTTCGACCAGATGGCCGCCGTGGACGTGCCGGGCCTCGCCACGCAGCTCACGCCTGACCAGGTGACCGCCGCGTGCAAGCAGGCAGAGACCACCGCCGACGCCAAGCTGGCCGCGCTGGTGGCCGTGCCCGACGCGCAGCGCAGCTTCGCGAACTCGTTCAACGCCTATGAGCAGGCGATGGCCGACTATTCGGACGACGTCGGTCGCCTGAGCTTCCTCAAGGACATCCACCCCGACGCCAAGACGCGCGCGGCCGCTGCAGGCTGCGAGGAAGAGTCGGGCAAGTACTTCGTGAAGGTCGGCGCGCGGAAGGACATCTACCTCGCGCTCAAGGCGTACCTCGCGAACGCGGGCAAGGCCGACACGCTCGACGCCGAGGACAAGCGGCTCGTCGACCTGACGATGCGCGACTTCAAGCGCAACGGCCTCGAGCTCTCCGACGCCGACCGCGAGAAGCTGGTGCAGATCCGCTCGCGGCTGGCCGAGCTGGCCACCAAGTACTCGTCGAACCTCGATGAGGACACCACGACCTTCGAGGCCACCGACGCCGACCTCGAGGGCATGCCGGAGGAGTTCATCGAGTCGCACCTGAAGGACAAGCCCAAGGCCGGCGCTGCGCCGGCTGCGGGTGCGCCGGCCGCTGGCAAGGCCGCGGGCCCGACCGTGACCGTGAAGACCGAGCCCGGCGCCAAGGGCAAGAAGGGCAAGGCCGCGGCGAAGAAGCCCACGCGCCCGGTCGTGCTCTCGACGAAGTACCCCGACTTCTACCCGATCATGGAGAACGCCAAGAACGAGCAGCTCCGCAAGAAGATGTGGTTCGCAATGGAGGGCCGCGAGTCGGCGAAGAACCTGCCGCTGCTCACCGAGGCCGTGAAGCTCCGCGACCAGGCCGCCAAGCTGCTCGGCTATCCGACGCATGCGGACTTCGTGACCGAGGACCGCATGGCCAAGGACAGCAAGACCGTGACCGCGTTCCTCGACCGCCTCCGCACGGAGCTGCTGCCCGCGCGCGATGAGCTCAACAAGCAGATGCTCGCGCTCAAGGTGGCCGAGACCGGCGACAAGAAGGCCGTCCTCGAGACCTGGGACTGGCGCTACTACCTGAACCAGATCAAGAAGAAGAGCTTCTCGATCGACAACGAGGCGGTGCGCGCCTACTTCCCGGCCGACAAGGTCATGGCCGGCATGTTCCAGGTGTACAGCACGCTCTTCAACGTGAAGTTCAACGAGGTCGCCAACGCGCCGGTGTGGGCCGACGGCGTGAAGCTCTACGAGGTCCACGACGGCCTCGACGGCAAGGGCAAGCTGCTCGCCAAGTTCTACGTGGACCTCTTCCCGCGCGAGGGCAAGTACGGCCACGCCGCGAGCTTCAACTTCGGCGTCGCCCGCGCCACGGCGGCCGGCTACCAGATCCCCATCTCGGCGCTGGTGGTGAACTTCAACCCGCCCAAGAACGGCCAGTCCGCGCGGCTCTCGTTCGAGGAGGTGGACGTCCTCTTCCACGAGTTTGGCCACATCATGCACGGGAGCCTGACCACGGCGCGGTATGCGTCGCAGTCGGGGACGAACGTGTCGACCGATTTCGTGGAGGCGCCCAGCCAGATGCTCGAGAACTGGGTGTACCGCCCCGAGGTGCTCGCGCTGGTGAGCGAGGATCCCAAGAACCCCGGCCACCCGCTGCCGGATGACCTCGCCAAGCGGCTCTCGGCGGCGCGCACCTTCGACGCCGGCATCCGCTACACGCGGCAGGTGTACCTCGCGAGCTTCGACATGGCGCTGCACACCCGCGGCGCCGACGTGGACCCGGACAAGGTGGAGCATGAGGTTCGCCAGGCCATCACCGGCTATCCGTCACACCCGAACGACGAGCACACCGCGGCCAACTTCGGCCACCTCATGGGCGGCTATGACGCGGGCTACTACGGCTACCTCTGGAGCGAGGTCTACGCCGACGACATGTTCTCGCGCTTCGAGAAGGACGGCATCCTGAGCCCCACCACCGGCAAGGCCTACCGCGACGCCATCCTCGCCAACGGCCGCACCCGCGAGCCGATGGAGCTGCTCAAGCAGTTCCTCGGCCGCGAGCCGAACGACGAGGCGTTCCTGCGGCTCACGGGCATCAAGAAGGGCTAG
- a CDS encoding DUF423 domain-containing protein, which produces MARVWAGWGAIHGFIAVAAGAFAAHGLKAKLTPDMLAVFETGARYEMYHALALFAVAWAASQGMRVDGAGWAFNAGILLFSGSLYVLALTEVKQLGFITPFGGLTFLAGWVLLGYRCFRS; this is translated from the coding sequence ATGGCACGCGTCTGGGCCGGCTGGGGCGCCATCCACGGGTTCATCGCCGTCGCGGCTGGGGCCTTCGCGGCCCACGGGCTGAAGGCCAAGCTCACGCCCGACATGCTCGCCGTCTTCGAGACCGGCGCCCGTTACGAGATGTACCACGCGCTCGCGCTCTTCGCGGTGGCCTGGGCCGCCTCGCAGGGCATGCGCGTCGATGGCGCGGGTTGGGCCTTCAACGCCGGCATCTTGCTCTTCTCCGGCAGCCTCTACGTGCTGGCCCTCACCGAAGTGAAACAACTTGGTTTCATCACCCCATTCGGCGGACTGACCTTTTTGGCCGGATGGGTGTTGCTTGGCTACCGCTGCTTCCGTTCGTGA